One segment of Ascidiaceihabitans donghaensis DNA contains the following:
- a CDS encoding DUF6630 family protein produces MFAFLQSLFSNDHGADCVALFYGELGGRNAVPPTAAAFVDVVLEEELLWNFDWRETSDDVVEALAFFFEQNGLRDLSKAEIGQITQDAGSKKGVELPLALNNADLVSQTRQWRLLSVDTTSDQYCVALVTPKFYARWVNVKICSGVCTQDHYRGGGKPPKNTGPRAIQ; encoded by the coding sequence ATGTTTGCGTTTTTACAGAGCTTGTTTTCAAACGATCACGGCGCCGATTGTGTGGCTCTTTTTTACGGTGAACTCGGAGGGCGCAATGCGGTGCCGCCGACGGCCGCAGCATTTGTGGATGTTGTACTAGAAGAAGAATTGCTTTGGAATTTCGATTGGCGTGAAACATCAGATGATGTCGTTGAAGCATTGGCGTTTTTCTTTGAGCAGAATGGATTGCGGGATCTGTCCAAGGCTGAAATAGGCCAAATCACACAAGATGCTGGTAGCAAAAAAGGTGTTGAACTACCTTTAGCTTTGAACAACGCCGATTTGGTTTCTCAGACGCGTCAATGGCGCCTGCTGTCGGTTGATACCACCTCGGATCAGTATTGTGTCGCGTTGGTGACGCCTAAGTTTTACGCGCGTTGGGTCAACGTCAAAATCTGTTCAGGTGTTTGCACACAAGATCACTACCGAGGTGGCGGAAAGCCTCCTAAGAACACAGGACCTAGAGCAATTCAATGA
- the ettA gene encoding energy-dependent translational throttle protein EttA, whose product MAAYQYVYHMSGVSKAYPGGKKCFENIHLNFLPGVKIGVVGVNGSGKSTLMKIMAGLDKDFTGEAWHAEGAKVGYLPQEPQLDPALNVRENVMLGVAEKKAVLDRYNELAMNYSDETAEEMGQLQDKIDAENLWDLDSQIDVSMEALRCPADDADVTTLSGGEARRVALCQLLLSAPDMLLLDEPTNHLDAETIAWLQQHLIDYKGTILIVTHDRYFLDSITTWILELERGRGIPWEGNYSSWVDQKAKRLLQEAREDKSRQKTLQRELDWMRQGAKARQAKSKARISAYNELADKSEREKLTYAQIVIPNGQRLGNKVIEVTNLKKAMGDKLLIDGLSLSIPPGGIVGVIGPNGAGKSTLFKMLTGHEQPDEGTVEIGNTVELSYVDQSRDDLNPDDNVWQAISGGAELIALGDAEVNSRAYCSSFNFKGADQQKKVGLLSGGERNRVHMARLLKDGGNVLLLDEPTNDLDVETLRALEDALVDFAGCAVVISHDRFFLDRICTHMLAFEGDSHVEWFEGNFEDYEEDKKRRLGADAMEPKRLKHKKFSR is encoded by the coding sequence TGAACTTCCTGCCCGGTGTGAAAATCGGCGTTGTGGGCGTGAACGGCTCGGGTAAGTCCACGCTGATGAAGATCATGGCGGGGCTGGACAAGGATTTCACCGGCGAAGCATGGCACGCCGAAGGAGCCAAAGTAGGCTATCTGCCGCAGGAACCCCAGCTTGATCCGGCGCTTAATGTTCGTGAGAACGTGATGCTGGGTGTGGCTGAAAAGAAGGCCGTTCTGGACCGCTACAACGAACTGGCGATGAACTATTCGGATGAGACCGCCGAGGAAATGGGCCAACTGCAAGACAAGATCGACGCGGAAAACCTCTGGGATCTCGATTCACAAATCGACGTGTCGATGGAGGCCTTGCGCTGCCCGGCCGACGACGCCGACGTCACAACCTTGTCGGGGGGTGAAGCGCGCCGCGTCGCCCTGTGCCAATTGCTATTGTCCGCGCCCGACATGCTGTTGCTTGACGAACCAACCAACCACCTCGACGCTGAAACAATCGCATGGCTGCAACAGCACCTCATCGATTACAAAGGCACAATCCTGATCGTCACCCACGACCGTTACTTCCTTGATTCCATCACCACATGGATTTTGGAACTGGAACGTGGGCGCGGCATCCCATGGGAAGGCAACTATTCCTCATGGGTCGACCAAAAGGCCAAACGCCTTCTGCAAGAAGCCCGCGAAGACAAATCGCGCCAGAAAACCCTGCAACGCGAACTCGACTGGATGCGCCAAGGGGCCAAGGCAAGGCAGGCGAAATCCAAGGCGCGGATCAGCGCCTATAACGAACTGGCCGACAAATCAGAGCGCGAAAAGCTCACCTATGCCCAGATCGTCATCCCCAATGGCCAACGTCTTGGCAACAAGGTGATCGAGGTCACAAACCTGAAGAAGGCCATGGGCGACAAGCTGTTGATTGACGGTCTGTCCCTGTCCATCCCCCCCGGCGGCATCGTCGGTGTGATCGGACCAAACGGCGCTGGCAAATCCACGCTGTTCAAGATGCTGACAGGCCACGAACAGCCCGACGAAGGCACCGTCGAGATCGGCAACACGGTTGAACTGTCCTATGTCGACCAGTCCCGCGACGACCTGAACCCCGACGACAACGTCTGGCAGGCGATTTCCGGCGGGGCCGAATTGATCGCGCTTGGCGACGCAGAGGTCAATTCACGGGCCTATTGTTCATCCTTCAACTTCAAGGGCGCGGACCAGCAGAAAAAAGTCGGCCTGCTGTCGGGTGGTGAACGCAACCGCGTGCACATGGCGCGTCTGCTCAAAGATGGCGGCAACGTGCTGCTTCTCGATGAGCCGACCAACGATTTGGACGTCGAAACTTTGCGCGCTTTGGAAGACGCTTTGGTCGATTTCGCAGGCTGCGCCGTCGTCATTTCACACGACCGCTTCTTCCTCGACCGCATCTGCACACACATGCTGGCGTTCGAAGGGGATTCACACGTTGAGTGGTTCGAGGGCAACTTCGAGGACTATGAGGAAGACAAAAAGCGCCGCTTAGGGGCGGATGCGATGGAGCCCAAGCGGTTGAAGCATAAGAAGTTCTCTAGATGA
- a CDS encoding ABC transporter permease: MRSVLPVLTVVAAILGFWLLCVVPMNMHLVADQAQRDGLVVTPDTPAARQDVGGVALALKNTHLIALTYEFKRPRLPSPQQVGREMYATIIDKKITSKRSLVYHGWVTLAPTLLGFLIGTSLGILLAVGIVYSRVMDRSVMPWAIVSQTIPILALAPMIIVVLGSMGIQGLFPKSIIAAYLSFFPVVVGMVKGLRSPDAMQLDLLRTYNASKSQGFWSLRLPASAPYLFASLKIGISASLVGTIVAELPTGARAGFGARMLVGDQYGQPLVSWAALFAAALTAAALVGIFSLIERVTLKRMGMAAA, from the coding sequence ATGAGGTCTGTCTTGCCGGTTCTTACGGTAGTCGCTGCAATTCTTGGGTTTTGGTTGCTGTGTGTTGTCCCGATGAACATGCATCTGGTTGCGGATCAGGCGCAGCGCGATGGCCTTGTTGTGACACCCGATACGCCCGCCGCGCGTCAGGATGTAGGCGGTGTTGCACTGGCGTTGAAGAACACGCATTTGATTGCGCTGACCTATGAGTTCAAACGCCCCCGCTTGCCCAGCCCTCAGCAGGTTGGCCGCGAGATGTATGCGACGATCATCGACAAGAAGATCACCTCGAAACGGTCATTGGTCTATCATGGCTGGGTCACGTTGGCGCCGACGCTGTTGGGGTTTTTGATCGGCACCAGTCTGGGCATCTTGTTGGCGGTTGGTATCGTTTACAGTCGTGTGATGGATCGGTCCGTGATGCCGTGGGCCATCGTCAGTCAAACCATTCCGATCCTCGCACTTGCCCCGATGATCATTGTCGTTTTGGGGTCGATGGGCATCCAAGGCCTATTCCCCAAGTCAATTATCGCGGCCTATCTGTCGTTTTTCCCTGTTGTTGTCGGCATGGTCAAAGGGCTGCGCAGCCCGGATGCGATGCAGCTGGATTTGCTGCGCACCTACAATGCCAGCAAATCGCAAGGCTTCTGGTCGCTGCGGTTGCCTGCGTCTGCCCCTTACCTTTTTGCGTCTCTCAAGATCGGGATTTCCGCATCGTTGGTGGGCACCATCGTCGCAGAATTGCCAACCGGTGCGCGTGCGGGGTTCGGGGCCCGGATGCTGGTGGGTGATCAATATGGGCAACCTTTGGTGTCTTGGGCCGCACTTTTTGCAGCGGCATTGACGGCAGCGGCTTTGGTCGGGATCTTCAGCTTGATTGAGCGCGTGACCTTGAAGCGTATGGGGATGGCTGCGGCATGA
- a CDS encoding ABC transporter permease, which yields MIWVLVAIVIWALGWWINIRLSNSARSDETLVRVAIPVIFGLTVVIVWEMLVHGFDVNPVILPAPSSIIERLGTEGPRLWADFKQTILKGAVSGYVIGGGAALAVAVLADRSDFLTRGILPVGSFMAALPIVGTAPIFVKWLGSDWESKAAVVAVMVFFPILVNTVAGLRDTSSMQRDLMRTYGAGYWPTLFKLRLPAAMPFMFNGLKIATTLALIGAIVAEFFGSPTVGMGFRISTSFGQLALDMVWAEIVVAAIAGSAFYGAMTLIEKRVTFWHPSQR from the coding sequence ATGATTTGGGTATTGGTGGCCATAGTGATCTGGGCCTTGGGCTGGTGGATCAACATTCGTCTCAGCAACAGCGCACGGTCCGATGAGACTTTGGTGCGCGTGGCAATTCCAGTGATTTTTGGACTTACGGTTGTAATTGTATGGGAGATGCTGGTGCATGGGTTTGATGTGAATCCCGTAATCCTGCCCGCACCGTCGTCGATCATTGAACGCCTTGGCACTGAGGGCCCCCGTTTATGGGCGGACTTTAAGCAGACCATTTTGAAGGGTGCTGTGTCAGGCTACGTCATCGGCGGTGGGGCTGCGCTGGCGGTGGCTGTTCTGGCGGACCGTTCGGATTTTCTGACGCGAGGCATTTTGCCTGTTGGCAGCTTTATGGCAGCTTTGCCAATTGTCGGCACCGCGCCGATTTTTGTGAAATGGCTGGGCAGTGATTGGGAATCCAAGGCGGCGGTTGTTGCTGTTATGGTGTTCTTTCCGATCCTTGTGAACACAGTAGCCGGACTGCGTGATACCTCGTCGATGCAGCGTGATCTGATGCGGACCTATGGGGCGGGATATTGGCCTACTTTGTTTAAGCTGCGCTTGCCTGCCGCGATGCCTTTCATGTTCAATGGCTTGAAAATTGCGACGACATTGGCTTTGATTGGCGCGATTGTTGCTGAATTTTTCGGCTCTCCGACGGTTGGCATGGGGTTTCGTATCTCGACCAGCTTCGGGCAGCTTGCATTGGATATGGTCTGGGCCGAGATTGTGGTCGCGGCCATCGCAGGCAGCGCGTTTTACGGCGCCATGACATTGATCGAAAAACGGGTGACCTTTTGGCACCCGTCACAAAGATAA
- a CDS encoding ABC transporter substrate-binding protein has protein sequence MKHFMMAAALAAGMGGTTAFADGHANTVTLQLQWVTQAQFAGYYVAADKGFYEEEGLDVTILAGGPDIAPPQVLAGGGADAMLNWMPSALAAREKGLPVVNIAQPFKSSGLMLTCWKDTGISSVEDFKGKTIGVWFFGNEYPFLSWMSQAGISTDGGDDGVTVLKQGFNVDPLLQREADCISTMTYNEYGQVLDAGVNPDELVTFKYEDQGVATLEDGIYVLEDNLKDPVFEDKMVRFVRASMKGWKYAEANAEEAAGIVLDNDETGAQTEAAQVRMMGEIAKLTAGSDGTLVEADFDRTVASLLAGGSDPVITKKPEGAWTHQITDKALK, from the coding sequence ATGAAACACTTTATGATGGCAGCAGCCCTTGCGGCAGGTATGGGCGGGACAACCGCCTTCGCGGACGGACACGCAAACACAGTTACTTTGCAGTTGCAGTGGGTCACGCAAGCGCAGTTTGCGGGCTACTATGTGGCCGCAGACAAAGGGTTTTACGAAGAAGAAGGTCTGGACGTCACGATCCTTGCCGGCGGTCCAGACATCGCGCCCCCACAGGTGCTTGCAGGTGGCGGCGCGGATGCAATGTTGAACTGGATGCCGTCTGCTTTGGCAGCACGTGAAAAAGGCCTGCCGGTTGTAAACATCGCGCAACCCTTCAAATCATCCGGTCTGATGTTGACCTGCTGGAAAGACACCGGGATCAGCTCAGTCGAAGACTTCAAAGGCAAAACCATCGGCGTGTGGTTCTTCGGCAATGAATACCCCTTCCTGTCATGGATGTCTCAAGCAGGCATTTCTACGGATGGCGGTGATGATGGCGTCACGGTTTTGAAGCAGGGCTTTAACGTAGATCCGCTATTGCAGCGCGAGGCAGATTGCATTTCGACCATGACCTATAACGAATACGGTCAGGTTTTGGATGCAGGGGTTAATCCGGATGAACTGGTGACGTTCAAGTACGAAGACCAGGGCGTGGCAACTTTGGAAGACGGTATTTATGTGCTGGAAGACAATCTGAAAGACCCTGTGTTCGAAGACAAAATGGTCCGCTTTGTGCGCGCTTCCATGAAGGGTTGGAAATACGCGGAAGCCAACGCAGAAGAAGCCGCTGGTATCGTTCTGGACAACGATGAAACAGGTGCGCAAACCGAAGCGGCTCAAGTGCGTATGATGGGCGAGATTGCCAAGCTGACGGCAGGGTCTGATGGCACGCTGGTTGAAGCGGACTTTGACCGCACAGTTGCGTCTTTGCTGGCGGGTGGTTCTGATCCGGTCATTACCAAAAAGCCTGAAGGGGCTTGGACGCATCAAATCACAGACAAAGCGCTGAAATAA
- a CDS encoding L,D-transpeptidase has protein sequence MDRRQFLALSTAAALTPFTLEAQTTVFDPTPQEVRIKKDFAPGQILVLPRSYYLYWVTEERKAIRYGVGVGRAGLEFTGQATIDVKKEWPTWRPTEDMIERSPKTYSRFKGNKYIMPGGPDNPLGARALYLFQNGVDTYFRIHGTTQPQTIGSSISNGCIRLTNEHVTDLYNRVPKGTVVTVL, from the coding sequence ATGGACCGTCGCCAATTCCTTGCCCTTTCCACCGCCGCAGCACTCACACCTTTCACGTTGGAAGCCCAAACCACCGTCTTTGATCCCACCCCGCAAGAGGTGCGCATCAAGAAGGACTTTGCGCCGGGGCAAATCCTTGTGCTGCCACGCAGCTATTACTTGTATTGGGTGACCGAAGAACGCAAAGCGATCCGCTACGGCGTGGGTGTCGGGCGTGCGGGGCTGGAATTCACCGGCCAAGCCACCATCGACGTTAAGAAAGAATGGCCCACATGGCGGCCCACCGAAGACATGATCGAGCGTAGCCCGAAGACCTATTCGCGCTTCAAAGGAAACAAATACATTATGCCTGGCGGTCCCGACAATCCATTGGGTGCGCGGGCGCTTTACCTGTTCCAAAACGGTGTGGATACGTATTTCCGCATACACGGCACGACACAGCCACAGACCATTGGGTCGTCTATCTCAAACGGGTGTATTCGTCTTACAAATGAACATGTGACAGATCTGTACAATCGTGTGCCCAAAGGGACGGTCGTCACCGTTTTGTAA
- a CDS encoding TetR family transcriptional regulator C-terminal domain-containing protein, whose amino-acid sequence MNESAPKKPSRIQLRNRSRIIEAALEVFSQHGYRGATLDQIAREAGLSKPNILYYFAGKEEIHVTLLNQLMETWLDPLIEMDANGEPLQELLDYVQRKLDMARDLPRESRLFANEILQGAPRMKPHLHASLKPLFDEKCAVIEGWMAEGRLAKVDVRHLIFSIWSSTQHYADFEAQIDVLLPDGEDRGSATQYLQTMFTKLLAP is encoded by the coding sequence ATGAATGAAAGCGCCCCGAAAAAGCCAAGCCGGATTCAATTGCGCAATCGAAGCCGGATTATCGAAGCGGCGCTTGAAGTTTTTTCGCAGCATGGCTACCGCGGGGCCACATTGGATCAAATCGCGCGTGAAGCCGGGCTTAGCAAACCCAACATTCTGTATTACTTCGCCGGCAAGGAGGAAATTCACGTCACCTTGCTGAACCAGTTGATGGAAACATGGCTGGACCCTTTGATCGAAATGGATGCAAATGGCGAGCCATTGCAAGAACTGCTTGATTACGTGCAGCGGAAACTGGACATGGCGCGCGACCTGCCCCGCGAAAGCCGTTTATTTGCGAACGAGATTCTACAAGGCGCACCGCGGATGAAGCCCCATTTGCACGCCAGCCTAAAACCACTTTTTGATGAAAAATGCGCCGTGATCGAAGGCTGGATGGCCGAAGGGCGGCTGGCGAAAGTGGATGTGCGGCACCTGATTTTTTCGATTTGGTCCAGTACGCAGCACTATGCAGATTTTGAAGCGCAAATTGACGTTTTGTTGCCGGATGGCGAAGATCGCGGCAGCGCGACGCAGTATCTGCAAACCATGTTTACCAAGTTGCTTGCCCCTTAA
- a CDS encoding ABC transporter ATP-binding protein — protein sequence MNASASCVISAQNLDLTFQTNDGPVHALKGVSLDINKGDFVSFIGPSGCGKTTFLRCMADLEQPTGGSITVNGVSAAEARKARAYGYVFQAAGLYPWRTIGGNIRLPLEIMGYSKADQKERVERVLELVELAGFERKFPWQLSGGMQQRASIARALAFDADILLMDEPFGALDEIVRDHLNEQLLKLWARTEKTIGFVTHSIPEAVYLSTKIVVMSPRPGRITDVIESPLPKDRPLDIRDSPEFLEIAYRVREGLRAGHADD from the coding sequence ATGAACGCTTCTGCAAGTTGTGTAATCTCTGCGCAAAATCTGGACCTGACCTTCCAGACCAATGATGGCCCTGTGCATGCCCTCAAAGGCGTGTCCTTAGACATCAATAAGGGTGATTTCGTATCCTTCATTGGCCCCTCTGGCTGTGGCAAAACCACATTTTTGCGCTGTATGGCTGACCTCGAACAACCCACCGGAGGCTCTATCACCGTCAATGGTGTGTCTGCCGCTGAGGCCCGCAAAGCCCGTGCTTATGGCTATGTGTTTCAGGCGGCGGGGCTTTATCCTTGGCGCACGATTGGGGGCAATATTCGTCTGCCTTTGGAGATTATGGGGTATTCCAAGGCGGATCAGAAAGAACGCGTCGAGCGTGTTTTGGAGCTGGTCGAATTAGCTGGGTTTGAGCGTAAGTTCCCTTGGCAATTGTCGGGGGGGATGCAGCAGCGTGCCTCCATTGCGCGGGCGTTGGCCTTTGACGCGGATATTTTGCTGATGGATGAGCCGTTTGGGGCGCTGGACGAGATTGTGCGTGACCATCTGAACGAGCAGCTTCTAAAACTGTGGGCGCGGACGGAAAAGACCATTGGTTTTGTGACGCACTCGATCCCTGAAGCGGTGTATCTGAGCACCAAGATCGTGGTGATGTCGCCGCGTCCCGGGCGGATTACAGACGTTATCGAAAGCCCTTTGCCCAAAGACCGGCCTTTGGATATCCGGGACAGTCCCGAGTTTTTGGAAATCGCTTACCGCGTGCGTGAAGGTTTGCGGGCAGGGCATGCTGATGACTGA
- a CDS encoding Zn-dependent hydrolase — protein sequence MPAPGENLRINADRLWDSLMEMAKIGPGVAGGNNRQTLTDEDGEGRALFQSWCEAAGCSMGLDQMGNMFARREGADPDALPVYVGSHLDTQPTGGKYDGVLGVLAGLEVIRTLNDLDVQTKHPIVVTNFTNEEGTRYAPAMLSSGVFAGIHTQDWAYDRVDAEGKKFGDELSRIGWRGEEEVGARKMHAFFELHIEQGPILEAEGRDIGVVTHGQGLSWTQVTVTGKDAHTGSTPMPMRKNAGLGMARILEKVDEIAWSHAPHAVGAAGHIDVYPNSRNVIPGQVVFTVDFRSPDLAVIEDMEARLRIEAQAIADDMGLEVAFEKVGGFDPVAFDEGCVGAVRSAAERLGYTHMDLISGAGHDACWINRVAPTAMVMCPCVDGLSHNEAEEISREWAMAGTDVLMHAVVETAEIVG from the coding sequence ATGCCAGCGCCGGGAGAAAATCTAAGGATCAATGCCGATCGGCTGTGGGACAGCCTGATGGAAATGGCAAAAATTGGACCGGGGGTTGCGGGTGGAAACAACCGTCAGACCCTGACGGACGAAGACGGTGAAGGCCGCGCATTGTTTCAGTCGTGGTGCGAGGCGGCAGGATGTTCTATGGGGCTGGACCAGATGGGCAACATGTTTGCCCGCCGTGAAGGCGCTGATCCTGATGCTTTGCCGGTATATGTTGGTTCGCATTTGGACACGCAACCCACAGGCGGCAAGTATGATGGGGTTTTAGGCGTCCTTGCAGGGCTTGAAGTGATCCGCACCCTGAATGATTTGGATGTGCAGACAAAACACCCCATTGTAGTCACCAATTTCACCAATGAAGAAGGCACGCGTTACGCGCCCGCCATGCTTTCGTCTGGCGTTTTTGCGGGTATTCACACGCAGGATTGGGCGTACGATCGTGTTGACGCGGAAGGTAAAAAGTTCGGAGATGAGTTGTCGCGTATCGGCTGGCGCGGCGAAGAAGAGGTTGGCGCCCGCAAGATGCACGCTTTCTTTGAGCTGCACATCGAGCAGGGCCCAATTCTGGAAGCCGAAGGGCGCGACATCGGCGTTGTGACCCACGGGCAAGGTTTGTCGTGGACGCAAGTCACCGTGACGGGCAAGGATGCACACACAGGTTCCACCCCGATGCCGATGCGCAAAAATGCCGGGCTTGGTATGGCGCGTATTCTGGAAAAAGTGGATGAAATTGCGTGGTCCCACGCGCCCCATGCAGTGGGCGCGGCAGGGCATATCGACGTTTATCCGAACTCGCGCAACGTTATTCCGGGGCAGGTGGTGTTCACGGTGGATTTCAGGTCACCTGATCTGGCGGTGATCGAGGACATGGAAGCCCGTCTGCGCATCGAGGCGCAGGCAATCGCTGATGACATGGGTCTTGAGGTCGCGTTTGAAAAGGTTGGCGGATTTGATCCTGTGGCTTTTGATGAAGGCTGTGTTGGGGCCGTGCGGTCTGCGGCGGAGCGCCTTGGCTATACTCACATGGATTTGATTTCGGGGGCGGGGCATGATGCGTGCTGGATCAACCGTGTGGCCCCTACGGCGATGGTGATGTGTCCGTGCGTTGATGGGCTGTCACACAACGAGGCTGAAGAGATTTCCCGAGAGTGGGCGATGGCTGGCACAGATGTGTTGATGCATGCGGTTGTGGAGACTGCGGAGATAGTTGGGTGA
- the hydA gene encoding dihydropyrimidinase, giving the protein MSKVIKGGLVCTADRTYKADVLIEGEVIKQIGEDLVGDEYIDAEGAYVIPGGIDPHTHLEMPFMGTTAAETFETGTWAAAVGGTTMVVDFCLPGADGDLKNAINEWHRKSAPQICSDVGYHMAITGWDEGVFNGMKDAVEMGVNSFKHFMAYKGALMIEDDEMFASFKRCAELGALPMVHAENGDLVAELQEKYFNEGITGPEGHAYSRPPELEGEAANRAITIADTAGVPLYIVHVSCEQTHEAIRRARQKGMRVYGEPLIQFLTLDESEYFNKDWDHAARRVMSPPFRSTDHQDSLWAGLQAGSLQVVATDHAAFNTEQKRAGRDDFRIIPNGSNGLEERLAVLWTEGVETGRLTPNEFVAATSTNAAKILNIYPKKGAIVEGADADIVVWDPKITKTISPANHHSILDYNVFEGFEVTAQSRFTLSRGEVIWAWGQNSQPSPGRGKFVPRPAFPSGNVALSKWKELTKPKMIKRDPLNIPAGI; this is encoded by the coding sequence ATGAGCAAGGTAATCAAAGGTGGTTTGGTCTGTACCGCGGATCGCACGTACAAGGCTGATGTTTTGATTGAGGGTGAGGTCATCAAGCAAATCGGGGAAGATTTGGTTGGAGATGAATACATTGATGCCGAGGGTGCTTATGTCATTCCAGGCGGTATTGATCCGCATACTCATCTGGAAATGCCTTTTATGGGCACGACTGCTGCCGAGACGTTTGAGACGGGCACTTGGGCGGCTGCTGTTGGTGGCACGACCATGGTTGTGGATTTCTGCCTGCCCGGTGCCGATGGCGATTTGAAGAACGCCATCAACGAATGGCACCGCAAGTCCGCCCCGCAGATTTGTTCGGATGTCGGCTATCACATGGCCATTACTGGCTGGGATGAGGGTGTCTTCAACGGCATGAAAGATGCGGTTGAGATGGGTGTGAATTCGTTCAAGCACTTCATGGCCTATAAGGGTGCCTTGATGATCGAGGATGATGAAATGTTCGCCTCTTTCAAGCGTTGCGCTGAATTGGGTGCTTTGCCCATGGTCCATGCCGAGAACGGTGATCTGGTCGCTGAATTGCAGGAGAAGTATTTCAACGAGGGCATTACCGGCCCAGAGGGTCATGCCTATTCCCGCCCGCCTGAGTTGGAGGGTGAGGCCGCAAACCGTGCCATTACGATTGCGGATACAGCGGGTGTGCCTTTGTACATTGTGCATGTTTCTTGTGAGCAGACCCATGAGGCAATCCGCCGTGCCCGTCAGAAGGGGATGCGCGTTTATGGTGAACCGCTTATCCAGTTTTTGACCCTGGACGAGAGCGAGTATTTCAACAAGGATTGGGACCATGCGGCGCGGCGTGTGATGTCGCCGCCTTTCCGTTCCACGGATCATCAGGACAGTTTGTGGGCGGGTTTGCAGGCGGGGTCTTTGCAGGTTGTGGCCACGGACCATGCTGCGTTCAACACGGAACAAAAACGCGCAGGCCGCGATGATTTCCGGATCATTCCGAATGGCTCGAATGGCTTGGAGGAACGCTTGGCCGTCTTGTGGACCGAAGGCGTTGAGACAGGCCGTTTGACGCCGAATGAGTTTGTCGCTGCGACCTCGACCAATGCGGCGAAGATATTGAACATTTACCCCAAGAAGGGTGCGATTGTGGAAGGGGCGGATGCGGATATCGTCGTTTGGGATCCGAAGATTACCAAGACCATTTCGCCTGCGAACCATCATTCGATCTTGGATTACAACGTGTTTGAAGGCTTTGAGGTCACGGCGCAGTCACGATTTACGCTGTCACGCGGTGAGGTGATCTGGGCGTGGGGGCAGAATTCGCAGCCCTCGCCCGGTCGTGGGAAATTCGTGCCGCGTCCGGCATTTCCGTCTGGGAATGTGGCACTGTCCAAGTGGAAAGAACTGACGAAACCAAAGATGATCAAACGTGATCCGTTGAATATTCCGGCGGGAATTTGA
- a CDS encoding GNAT family N-acetyltransferase — MTDAAPRLATKGDAPACAQIVRDWLDATPWMTGGPSLEELTEMLTQGIGMREFWVIGEPVTGYLAFEREISQINGLYTANPGSGDGKALLEAVKHDRDFVQLWTHAPNEAAQRFYAREGFVEVERKEEGRGDGVPELRMEWHP; from the coding sequence ATGACTGACGCTGCCCCCCGTTTGGCGACCAAGGGTGATGCACCGGCTTGTGCGCAGATTGTGCGCGATTGGCTGGATGCGACGCCGTGGATGACGGGCGGCCCAAGCCTTGAGGAATTGACAGAAATGTTGACCCAAGGCATTGGCATGCGCGAATTTTGGGTGATTGGTGAACCGGTCACAGGATACCTGGCTTTCGAGCGGGAAATATCCCAAATCAACGGCCTGTATACCGCAAACCCAGGCTCTGGTGATGGCAAAGCACTGTTGGAGGCTGTTAAGCACGACCGCGATTTTGTCCAGCTTTGGACGCATGCCCCCAATGAGGCTGCACAGCGATTTTACGCCCGTGAAGGGTTTGTCGAAGTCGAACGTAAAGAAGAGGGGCGCGGTGACGGGGTTCCTGAATTGCGGATGGAGTGGCATCCATGA